CCAAATGTCGCCGCCTTCGGAAATGGCAATCAGAATATTCGCCCTTTCTTTTTGTTCAGCCGTGGCTGCACTCGGACGGTTCACATCCAAGCCTGATTCTTTGACGAACGAAGTGGTGACAATAAAAAAGATCAGCATGATAAAAACCACGTCGAGCATGGGAGTCAAATCAATGCCCGTGTCTTCTTCTTTGTGGCGTTGACGACGGCGGCTCATATTCCACTCTCCTTTGTACGTACAATTTCCTGAAACACCAGGCTCTCAGACAGCTTTTCAGTTTCAACCTTGGCCTTTCCCTCAAGCCATGATCCCATGTAGAGGCCGCTCAGGGAGGCCACCATGCCGGCCATGGTGGGAATGGTGGCCATTGAAATGCCCGAGGCCATAAGCCGGGCGTTTCCGGTTCCGGTCACGGCCATCACATCAAAGACAGCAATCATTCCAGTCACCGTGCCCAACAAACCCAGCAGGGGGCAAACGGAGACCAGAGTTTTAATCAATGGAATGCGCTCAGAAAGCGCTTGCTGCGCCTGGGAGATTTTAGCCAGGCGGATCTGGTGAGCGTCCCAGGAATCTTTGTCACCGCGTTTGTCCCATTCCTGTTTGATGGACTTGGCTAGAGACGGGAAGTCCTTTTTCAAAAACAAACTTCGTTCTAATATCAGGGTCCACAGGGCCAGAGTGGTGGCAAATATTAACGCCAACACCTGACCGCCGGTGGCTAAGAAATCTTGAATGACTTCCCAGGCTTCAAATAGCATTGGATCACCCCTTCTCCCCGCGACTGGCAATCATGCCAGCGCTTTGTTCTTCAAGGATCTGGATCAGGCCCTTGCTCTTGGAGTTCACAAAGTTGTGTAGCAATAGCAGCGGGATGGCGCAGACCAATCCGAACACCGTAGTGATCAGGGCCTGGGAAATACCACCGGCCATGAGTTTTGGATCGCTGGTGCCAAACAAAGTGATGCTTTGGAAGGTCAGGATCATACCGGTCACTGTTCCCAAAAGACCGAGCAGAGGTGCCACGGCCGAGAGCAGTTTAATAGTGCCAATTCCTCTTTCCAGTTTAGGAGTAGAGCGCAAAACCTCCTCATCAATTTTGAGTTCAAGAGTTTCCAGATCCTTTTCCCGGTATTGGGAGAAGACCTGCATGATACGGCCAAGAGGATTGTTGAGGTTGGCCTCAGTCGATGCCAACTGGCTGGTGATCTTCTTGCCTTCGCGGTAAAGGACAATCAGTCGCTCGATCACCAGGATGAGGCCCAAGATCAACAAGGCGATAATGACGTAACCTACAACTCCGCCTTGCTGAAATCTCTCGCCTAAGCTCGGGGCCTGGACCAGCATGGACAAAAGACTTCCCCGACTGGGATCAAGGCTGAAGGCGGCAAAGGATGATCTGCTGGAAGCAAAGTCACTGGCAAGCGACAAATGCTTACCCTCAGGTTGCCTGGCCAGTTCCATGATTTGACCGGTGGCGGGTTGAAAGTGAAGGTACAGGCCATCACTGATCAGGTTAAAGCTCCCCACGCGCACCACGGGTTGAACATTCTTAGTGCCATCAGGGGCGATCACCGAAGCTTTAAAGCGGGTGACCTTTCCTGATTCGGTCATCTCCTGCTGGAGGTGAAACCACAGATTTTCCAGATCTTGGATCTCTGGCAGGGATTTTCTTTCAGCCAAATCGGCCATTGCTTCTTTGCGACCTGGAATTTGGGCTGAAATCACCGAACCTTCGAACTGGCCTCTCATGTCGCCGGCGACTTGTTTGACCACGCCAAACATTTCCCCCAGAGTTCCCAGAACAATCTGCTTTTGGGTTTCAATTCCGGCCAGGTCCTTTTCGTTCTTTTCAAATTGCCGAGTGAGGCCCATTGTGACCTTTTCAATCGCTGCCAGTTGAGACTGGGCTTCCTTCAAAAGCGCCATCTGCTGATCGCGTTTACTCAGGAAATCCTCTTCCCGTTGGATTTGTAGCTCTGCCTTTGTCCCTTGTTCTTTTTTGACCTGGGCCAGGAGCTCGTCCAAATTTGACGGGTTGGCCGAGGCGGGGAGGGAGAAAACAGTCATTAAACTGATTAAAGTGATAAGTCTTTTCATTATTTCACCTCAGCGGTTTGGATGGGGAGCTTCATCAGATCGGGAGCGGCTTCTTTGCGGGCAATGCGCAGACCTTTGCGAATACTTTTGGCGAAAGAGTCATCTAGGGGGAGCCACCTTTTTTGTTGAGGCATCCACTGGCCGGCCTGTTTGCCATCAAGTGTTTGATAGATCAGGGCGAGGCGACCGATACGCAGAAAATCCACGGTCAGGTCTTTGCCATTCACCTGCTGGAGGCCGCGGTAGGCTTCAATGGTTCGACCGTAGTCGTTTTCCACCTGGTAAGCTTCCAACACGCGCCGGAACTTCTCAGAGGTCGAGACATCAGCCCGATTCATCATGGTCTTGAGTTTGCCAATCCGGTCCTGTCGCTCTTCCATCAGGAAAGGAATGTCCAGCTGAACAAATTTTTCCATAGTGGCAATCATGCGCATCATCAGTGGCACCACTTCCCTTTGCGTGTTGCGGATGGAGTCGATGTCTTTTTGAATGGCCTTCATTTCGGCAACCTGGTCGGCCAGGAGCTTTTCCAATTGAGCGTTGTAAATTTTGGTGTTGTCAATTTTCCGTAATGTCATTCGGTACTCATCCAGAAGCCTGCGGGTCTCATCCGAGATCTCGGTGATCTTTTTCTGAGCCTGTGCAGACTCGCTATTGGCCTTTTCCTGAGAGGACAGGACCTGGTTGAGTTTCTGTTGTTCTGTTTCAGCAGGCTGTTGCGCCATGGCCGCCCCTGCAAACAGAAAAGTTCCAAGGATAATGGGTATTAGCTTTTGTTTCATATGGTTCCTCTCGTCCTTCATCCAATTACAGATTTTGTTTGTAGCCCACATAGACGGTGCGGCCGATGGCATCAAACAGGCTTCCGTCCAATTGATTATTGGGATCCGAATCATCCAGTGGGGGAGTGGAACCGGCGATGTTCTTCACTCCCATAGTCAAAGTACCATCCCAGGGCGCAGTGTAGTTGTACTGAAGGTCCAGCTCGGTGTAGTTGTCCAGGTCGCCTTCTTCTTTCACTGTTTTTTCGGTGCCGGCAACGGTACGCGCAACAAGACTCATCTCATTGTTGAGATTGGGAGCGTAGGAGAGCGTGGCCGTATTTCTCCAAGGGGGTAGTCCGCGTTCACCCAGGATGTCTTTAAATCCGGTACCTGGGAATCCTTCTTGCTTGTATGAAAAGATCAGGCCATGCTCGATCTTAAATCCAATCAGGCCCAACTTGCTCTTGTGGCGAATTTCGGTGGCCACATCAAGGCCCGAGATCTCCTGCTTGGAGAGATTCAACAGTGGGGCCGTCACTTCTTCAATGTATCCACTGCTGTCCCGTTTAATGACCACACCATATTGAGCCAGGTTTGCTCCTGCCAGCTCAGCTTTGGTGGCGTCTTCAAGACTCAGGCCCACCACATTGTCGAGATTGATCTGCCACCAGTCAAAACCGAACGAGAACATCTGCGAAGGTTGGTAGATCATACCGAAGTTCACGGACTGCGACTTCTCCTCTTTCAAATTGGGATTCCCCCCAGAGATTCTCAAGTACTGCTGTGGAGTGCAGGAAGGTGTTGAACCACCGGCGGTTTTTTCCGCTTCACAGGCGACATGGTCGATAAAACTCGGGTAGCCTTCACTAGTCGATGCGTAAAGGTCTTGCATGGCCGGAGCCTTAAAGCCTGTGCCGACGGAGGCGCGGAACATCAAAGACTTTGAGGCTTGCCAGCGCATGGCGGCCTTAGGATTGGTGGTTTCTCCGAAGTCACTGTATTTGTCGTGACGTCCGGCAAGCTGCAGCTCCAAATTCTGTGTCAGAGGTGCTGAGATTTCCATGTAACCCGATTGGGTGTCGCGCTCGCCTCCTCCAGACGATCCAGCGTTACCAAAGACTTTTCCTTGGACTGAAAGAGGATCGAAGATGTCTTGGTAGGCTTCGTGGGAGAATGTCCCGCCAAGTCCCAGCGCTAGGGCTCCACCCCAGATATCAAAAAGCTCACCGCTTAGTTTGAGTTCAGTGGCTGAGATTTCCGAGACAGACTCCTGCCAGGGCTTGTAAAAGGCACTGTCCAAAGAGCCGCGAGAGCCGGCAGGGGCCATAGGATTAAAGGCTCCTGTGGCGATCAGATCATCCAGGTCTGCTTCTACCGCATAGCCGCTGACGCCAAAGTCCGTGCGGTGGACGCGATTAGTATGGCTGCTCAGTTCCCAATCCCAGGTGTTGAAGAACTCTCCCTTAAACCCTGCCAGAAACCCAATGGCGGTGGTTTCAATCACACTTTGTCGGTTGCCCAGTTCAATGAGGCGGTAGCGAATCTCCACATCTGACCCAGGAGTCACGCCGGGGAGAGGAGTGCTTCCAGGCCCCAATGTGTCGGCGACGGCGGCAGGTACCTTAAAAATGCCGGGAGAAGGAGCATACACCCAGCTGGCTCGCTTGCGAGTGGCATTGACCCGACCAAAAAAACGATACTGTTCATTGAACTCATAAGTATAGTCGGTCAAAGCACTCAGCTGTTCCAGGTCCGGAAGTGTGGTGGCGAAGTCGGCGTATTTGAAAGTACAGAAGTCACCGCCTGGTGTGGACCTGATTTGGTCGGCAGGGCAGAGGGCGTCGGCTTTCCAAGGTTCTTTAGATCCGTCGCCGTTCACCTGACGGTAAGAGCCAGGGCTGCCAAGGGTGGAGGTGCCTTCAGCACTCCATTTGCGATCGCGGGCAAAAATCTTTTTGTTTTGTCTGTAGTGGACCGTGGTTACTAGTGAACTTTCGGCCGAGCTGGAACCTGTCACCAGGTTCAGCTCCACCTTTTCTCCACCCTTCATGTCGGGGACATGCTGACGAGCCGAGAGCTCCGTGCCGTTGTAATCCTTGCGGGTGATGATATTGACCACTCCACCCAGGGCATCAGAACCATAAGTGGCACTGGCTCCGTCTTTAAGGATGTCGATGCGCTCGACAGCAGCCATGGGGATCAGGTTTAGGTCCACGGCACCGGTGACGGCGTCAGAAGGAAGACGTTTTCCATTAAGGAGGACTAGGGTGCGACTCGCACCCAGTCCACGCAAGCTCACATGGGCAACTCCCGCCGCGTTACTTCCCGAGGCTTCACGAGCAGAACCAAAGGAATTGGTTGTGCTCTCCCGCAAAACATCGGCGACGGAATTGTAACCGGATCTTTCCAGGTGTTCTCTGTCGAGAACCACGACTGGTGAGGGGCCTTCCACATCAATGCGTTTGATGTGAGAACCGGTGACTTCAAGTTTTTCAACGCGTTTATCATAAGATTTGGCCTTTTCAGCAGCGGCGCGCTGCTCGGCCTCGGATTCGACTATGGGAGTGACGGTGACGGATTTGCCAGCATCACCATCGGTATTTTCCTCGGAATTTTGTGCAGCTTCGGATTCAGGTCGAGATTCGGTCTTGGCAGCATCCTTTTTTTCGGGCTCTGACTCTTCTTTTGAGTCTTCTTGATCAGTGGTACTTTCAGTGGCCGGACTATTCTCAGTTGTTTCTTCGCTGGATTGTTCAGTTGCAGCAGGAGCTTCTGATTCTTGACCGTACACTTCCGGCAAGAGAAATGAACTTAAGGCTGCAATCAGTGAAGTCCAGAGTAAAAAACGCCGTATGGCCGAGGCGAAACCCCGACAGATAAGAAACCCCATAGACAGTAATCCCCCATTTGCTGGTGCCACAAAGGGCACACAATGGGGGTATCAGCAAAGTCCGTACCGCTTTGACAGGTGTCATTTTTTCCTGTCAAAAAAGAATCAGACACATCTGAAGGGGAATTCGGTTCAACGGAGCTTTATTTTCAGTGAAGAAATGACCCCAGAGGTGGTCGCGCATTAGGGAAGTGGTTTGAGGTGATGAACGCGGACCTGTCCCCACTCATCTATATTAAGTAAAACCCGGTAGGAGATTTTTGTTCCATTGGCGAAGGCAAACGTCAGGTCGCCCTGTTTGATTAAACCCATTTCCTGCTCGCGAAGACTTTGCCGATCCCTTGAGGTGAGGATTTGATCTAAATCGAACTGCAGAGAAACCAGGTGAAGCGATAGATTTTGGTCGCTGCGGTTGAGGGGGCGAGGAAAGGATCTTTGCTCTAGCAAGTGGTAGAGCCAGCGCAACAGGGTGGTGCGATTCCAGGAGTCTGGTCGGTGTCCCAATTCGATGCCCGCCGGGCGGTAGATCTCACGCAGCCAACGGCGAAGTTCAGTCGTGCTCACACCTGATAGGGGAATGGCTGCCGGAGTTGGCAAAGCCTTTTGCACTTGCGGTGGAGTAAGAGTCCAAGGGTGTTCAAAGCTCAAAATGACATCATCGGATTGTCCGTCGCTGCGATAGAGCTGCCAGCGAGAGGAAGTGGAATCACAAGTCTGTAAAGCAACCTTTACATGAAATCGGTAGGTCGATTCGCTCACCCACTCGATTTGGGGGTCAAAGGCGGTGACAGCAAAAGAGTGGCCTGGGCAACGGGCTGGATGGCGCCTCTCTAGGGAAGCGGCATTGCTGGCGTATGCATTTGTTGTGAGTAGAAACAACAAACAGATTAAAGGCCCTGTAGTCAGCCTTTGCCAAAGTGACAAACCCCTCTCCTCCCGTCGATACATTGGGTCTCACAGCTACGGAGTGCCGGGTCAAGGGCTGGGATCGGTGAGAAATATTTGCAGGCTCTGAGGTGTGTGGCTACTATCCGGTTAGGGAAATAGGGGAGGATCTATGAGGGGTGTCAGATCAGCAACAATCCTAATGGTCGGCCTGTGCCTAATGATGAGTGAACGGGCACATGGGCGTGATCCCGAGCCGCGGGTCTTTCCCGATGTAACCTGGTCCCATGTGCCGATTTGCTGGGGCTACAACTGTCGGGTCATCACAAATACAGTATGGAGTGGAGAGGAAAGGGATGAGGTGCTTGGTCTTTTTTATCGCCAGACTGTTGAAAATGCTGAGCAGGAAAGACAGCTCCTCAAGTCAGTGATGGCCTTGATGGAGACCATAGCAGGCCGAAAATCTCCTATATATATGGATAGGGGCCGCAACAATGGCGGAGATCTTCCTGGCGAAATGGACTGCCTGGACAAGAGCAGCAACGTCTATACTTATTTGTCTCTCTTGGAGCAGGAAGGTCTTCTGCGGTTTCACCAATCTACAGAATATGCTTTTCGAATGCGGTTTATTTTTGCTCAGCACTATTCTGCGGCCATTAAGGAAGTGGCCAGTGGAGAGGATTGGGTCATTGATTCCTGGTTTTTTGATTTTGGGTCAGAACCCATTGTCGTCACTGTCGACGATTGGAAGGCCGGTCGCCCCCATTGAAAGCTATGTGTTTCAGTAGTGTTACCTGAATGCAGTGTCCACAATCTGGACAAGCTGACCAGCCTGTCGAGAAATCCGATGTCGAACTTGTAGGCCTTCCTGAGCCACTTGACACCCGGTCTGTCTCAGGTTCGGACGAGCCCCCCGTCATTTGGCGAACAGGTGAGTAATGCATGGCATTAGCTTTGCTTTTTAGTTCAGTGCAAGGTCGGGGGGGGAATGAAAATGAAGCAACTGAGTTATGTACTAGTCATCGCAGCAACATTTGGACTGTTTCGCGCTGAGACAGCTCAAGCCGGGTGGAAAAGAACCAACGCCAACGCCAGCATAGTGGCGAATTCGGCAGATGATCTCGTGAACAAGTTGAAAGAGATTGCCAAAGAGTCAGAAGGCGACACCGTTGGTGATTATGACTTGGCTCAAGAGGCAAAGGAATACACCCAGAACAAGTTGGCTGACGCCTATGCGACCTTAATTTTTTTCGCACACAAGAGTCCCAACAAAAAACGTTACATTAAGCAGGTGAGCAAGACACTTTCTGCAGCACAAATGAAGCGGGTTAATGCCATTTTAAAACAACTGGATCGCATGCCCGCGAGCGAAGAGGACCAATCTCGTGTTCAGGAGTACATCTTAGAGCAAAGCGAAGACATTGCTGAGTATGAGGTGGAAAAGGCTGAAAAATCCTTCGCTAAAGAATTCCGCACGGTCATCACTGAAAAGAGTCGCGAAAAGGCCAAAAATCAGCCTGGAGCCTAAGCTCGTTTAAGGACGGCTGATTTTCACTGTCCAATCAGATCCAGATTCAATGCCCCTCATTTTGGCAAAATTGCCTTGGTTTACGGCCAGGGCAAGATCTAACAGACTATTCAGGTAAATCAGATCTTCGCCAACAGTCACGTCACCAAAGGTGCGAGCAAATGGGATCACTCGGTTGTACACCAGGCGTTGTTGGTTAAATATCTGCACCCGGTAGAGTTCGCCCACGTTCAGATTCATCTTGTCGGCCAGGTCATTGGAGATATTGGTCCATACATTTCCGTACTGAGGATCCAAAACCGGAATATTGCCACTGAGAACACCTTCACTCCAGGTGGCTTGGGTGAAATCCAATTTCACCAGGTCGTCTTTAACCGCAGGCCCCACCTTGTCGAAGGGGGTCTTTTCTGACGCGAGCATGGCACCAGTGTAGGCGTAGACGTCCCTTCCATGAAAGGTGTGGGAAAGGGTAGAACCTTTGATTCGCATTTTTTTCTCGTCAATCTGCCTCACCTCCTCAATGCCGAACTTCTGAGCTAGATGGGTCAGAGTCCCGTTGTCAGGAGTGACGATGAGGTGGCCCGTTTTGAGTTTGGCGACCACGCTTTTGCGGCTAGAGCCCACTCCCGGATCGACAACACTGACAAAGACGGTGCCCTTTTTCCAATAGGGCATCACCTGCATCAGTCGATATGAAGCTTCCCACGTGTTGAAGGCAGGGATCTCATGGGTGAGGTCACTGACCTTGAGATTGTCATCGACTTGGAAGATGACCCCTTTCATGGCACTTACGGCCCCGTCTTTCAGGCCAAAATCAGTTTGCAAAACTAAAAGGGATTTTGCCAATGCCAAGGGGTTTACCATTAAGCAGGACGCTAGCAAGATCGAGAAAAAGGAGGGCTTCATCATTTCTGAACAATTAGGGCAAAATGGACTCTCTGTCCACCCTCACTCTCCATCTTTGGTGGCAGAGCGATTGAGATGGGCGCTCAAGCCACTGGCTAGTAGAAGTTTCAGGATGGCGCCTGGCACAAAGGGGTAGAGTCCGGCGGACAGTAAAGTGCCCTCCGGGATGAAGTATCTAAGAATCAATAGCCCGCAAGCAAACACAACAGCGAGCCCTAAGGCACCTGCCAGCACGGCCTTCACATAGGTGCGTCCCCAGCCCCGATCAGCAAGGGAGCCAATCACATAGGAGGCCGCCAGCATGCCCAAAAGATATCCTGAGGTGGCACCAGCCAGGCCCGATTTAAACTGGGCAAACAGCGGCAGGCCCAATGCCCCCAGGCCTATGTAGAGTAATAGGGTCTCAAAGCCGAGGCGTCTTCCCCAGAGTAAAGACACGAACAGCAGGCCAAAGGTTTGTCCCGTCACTGGCACCGGAGTGAAGGGGAGAGGGATCGCCACCTGAGCCAACAAGAACATGAGGCCCACTCCAGAGGAAACAGCCAACAAGCGGCCCTTGATGTGCGTCAATTCAGATGGAAAAAGACGAGGTATAAGCGCTTGAGAAATCATTGGCATCCCTTTTGGTGACCGTCATTTGCTGAGCGAGTGTTACCAGAAAAGGAATGGTCCTGACAATGAGCCAGGACCATCTTTATGAGTTTCAATTGAAAGACGAAAAATCAATTTCTCGTGGGTCGTGCGTTGGTCTCTTTGCACAGGGGCGGGCCACAGCCATTTCCGCCTCCACCACAGGCAACGTGAGTGCATCCCAGGGTCTTAATTTCTTTGGGAGTGAAATTGGCGCGGGCAAGAAGGATTTCCTCCAAGCGCTCCAGGTCCATGCCGACCGCATCCTCACCGTCTTGGCTGAGGGCAGCGGTGTCGACTTTTAAATTCAGGCCGGGATTGATGATATTCAGGTTGTCGACGATAAACTTGATGTCAGGACTCACCATCGGCCGGGTTCTCTCGCTGGAGCGAGGAATGTTCGCGTGCGAGGGGAGAGCAAGGCCAATACTGAGAATCAAGCCAGCAGCCAGTGAAAAGTATCGGGTCATTTTGCACCTCCTAGACAGGGAATTCAGGTCCCGCCCCCCTAACTTCCAAAATCCGGGCCAGGATTTTAGTGCCTTAATGGCCCCATTGGGCTGTTGAGCTGAAGCAGGCCGCATTTGGGGCCCCATGATCATTTGACCTGGTGTCATTTTGCACGGGGGGCCAAGGCTTTATGATTCTGGAATTACAGGGTAAATCTTTCACTTATCCAACCTATGCGGAAGCCGGAGGAGGCCCTTATGCCCTCGTTTGACATCGTCTCGGAAGTGAACCTTCAAGAAGTGGAAAATGCCGTGAATCAGGCAACCAAGGAAATCCAAAGTCGTTACGACTTCAAGGGTTCCAAGGCCAAGCTTGAATGGGACAAAAAAGAAATTCAGATTTCGGCTGAGGACGATTACAAAATTGGCGCCATGAAGGATATCCTGCAAACTAAGATGCATCGTCGCGGGGTAGACATTCAGGCACTGCAGTTCACAGATCCTGAACAGGTCGGTGGGATGATGCTCAAGATGAAAGTAACATTGGTTCAGGGAATCGATAAGGAGATGGCCAAGAAAATCACCAAGTCGATCAAGGACTCAAAACTCAAGGTTCAGCCGCAGATTGTGGACGACAAGGTGAGAGTGACTTCCAAGAGCATCGATGCCCTTCAGGAGTGCATTCAGTTCATCAAACAGCAAGCCTTGGGTATCCCGGTACAGTTTGAAAATATGCGTTCTTAGGTCATGGTGCCATCGATCTGGGACTAGAGTGAAAAGAGCCTTGAAATTAATCAGGGCTGTTGCATAATTTGACTGTGGAGAGTAAATCGCCTATCGAAAAAATGAAAAAGGTGGCAGAGGACAAGCACCTCTCCGAGGCGCCGGCGCACACCTTTATGTCCAAACAAGTCCTCAGTATCACCGCAGGTACCCGGATCTATTTTGCGGTCAAAATGCTGCAAACCCATCGTATCAGTGGTGCTCCGGTTGTCGACAACAGTGGGCATTTGATTGGCATTATCTCTGACTATGATCTTTTACTTCAGGCAGCAACCCGGGATGTATCGTCGCCATTGGAATACCGCCACGACGTCCTTGCCATTGACCTGGACACACCTCTGAAAGAGGTGATTGTTCACCTTTACAGGACCAAATACCGCAGACTTCCGGTGGTGGACAAAACTCGCAAAGTGGTCGGTGTGGTCTCGCGCATTGATGTGTTAATGAAGCTTCTCGGCTTGCCTTAGCATCGACCAAGGTCGAGGTCTGTCGGGCGGAACAGGTCCCCATATGTTTGCTAAAGACAAAGCCATTCCGGGCGGGTTAGCATAGTGGCAGATGTGGTTTTCGCCACATCCGGAAGGCTGATATGCGTTGGTATCTCAATACTCAGAAATTATCGGGTCGAATCGAGTTGGCTCGCAAAGGACACTCGGAACTCCTGCTTGTTAATGAACACGGGGACGAGTTCTCCATTATCAATACTGATTCCAGTCGAGGACTTGCCCATTTTTGTGGTGAGACTCTCACGATAGAAGGTCGGGTGAAGGGCGCCTCCACTGGCCGTAGCTACCTCTGGGTGGACCGTTGGTTCAGAGGCTCTTTGGATGGTCGCGGAGACAACGAGGTCAAGACAGGCTAGAATGACTCGACGAGCACGCCCCAAGAAGCTGGCTCCCATTGAATCTTTTGATTTTCCAGAAGGCTTTATTCTTTCCCGAAAGTACCGGATTGTGCGCAAGATTGGTCAGGGTTGGGAAGGCGAAGTCTATATTGTCGAAGAGCTGTTCACTGGAATCGAGAGAGCAGCCAAGGTCTTCTTCCCCCATCGTAATGTCAACAATAAGGCTGCCAAGTTTTACGCAAAGAAACTTCATAAACTTAGAAGTTGTTCCATCCTTATTCAATATCTGACTCAGGAAAGAATCTATTACCGGGGGCACGAAATCACTTACCTGATTTCCGAGTTCGTTGAAGGCGAAACCCTGGATGATTTCCTGGCTCGTCAACCAGGGAAACGCCTGAGTCCGTTTCAGGCCATGCACATGTTAGCCGCATTGGCCAAGGGAATGGAGGAGGTTCATCGCCTCAAGGAATACCATGGTGACCTTCATTCCGGGAACGTTATGGTTCAGCGATATGGGCTGGAATTCCATTTGAAGGTTCTGGACATGTTTCACTGGGGCTCAGCCTCTCCCGAAAATATTCGCGATGATGTGTCTAATATGATTCGCATTTTTTACGACTGTTTGGGTGGGGCCCGTTTTTATCCAAGGCAACCCGAGGAAGTAAAAGAAATCTGCTGTGGACTTAAGAAGACACTGATATCGCGGAAATTTAAAACGGCTGGATTGTTACGCCATCATTTGGAACAGATGGCCTGGAGTTGATGAATATGAGCGAGTACGTTGGCCGTATCGTTCTCAATGAAAATCTCGAAGAGTTGGAGTCCTTTCACGGGGGTTGGCTCGAAGGGGTTATTCA
This is a stretch of genomic DNA from Pseudobdellovibrionaceae bacterium. It encodes these proteins:
- a CDS encoding biopolymer transporter ExbD, which translates into the protein MSRRRQRHKEEDTGIDLTPMLDVVFIMLIFFIVTTSFVKESGLDVNRPSAATAEQKERANILIAISEGGDIWIQKRRVDVRSVRANVERMHAESPEGSVVIQADQKSETGLLVQVMDQVRLAGVENVSIAANEAAR
- a CDS encoding MotA/TolQ/ExbB proton channel family protein; translation: MLFEAWEVIQDFLATGGQVLALIFATTLALWTLILERSLFLKKDFPSLAKSIKQEWDKRGDKDSWDAHQIRLAKISQAQQALSERIPLIKTLVSVCPLLGLLGTVTGMIAVFDVMAVTGTGNARLMASGISMATIPTMAGMVASLSGLYMGSWLEGKAKVETEKLSESLVFQEIVRTKESGI
- a CDS encoding MotA/TolQ/ExbB proton channel family protein — encoded protein: MKRLITLISLMTVFSLPASANPSNLDELLAQVKKEQGTKAELQIQREEDFLSKRDQQMALLKEAQSQLAAIEKVTMGLTRQFEKNEKDLAGIETQKQIVLGTLGEMFGVVKQVAGDMRGQFEGSVISAQIPGRKEAMADLAERKSLPEIQDLENLWFHLQQEMTESGKVTRFKASVIAPDGTKNVQPVVRVGSFNLISDGLYLHFQPATGQIMELARQPEGKHLSLASDFASSRSSFAAFSLDPSRGSLLSMLVQAPSLGERFQQGGVVGYVIIALLILGLILVIERLIVLYREGKKITSQLASTEANLNNPLGRIMQVFSQYREKDLETLELKIDEEVLRSTPKLERGIGTIKLLSAVAPLLGLLGTVTGMILTFQSITLFGTSDPKLMAGGISQALITTVFGLVCAIPLLLLHNFVNSKSKGLIQILEEQSAGMIASRGEKG
- a CDS encoding DUF3450 domain-containing protein, whose product is MKQKLIPIILGTFLFAGAAMAQQPAETEQQKLNQVLSSQEKANSESAQAQKKITEISDETRRLLDEYRMTLRKIDNTKIYNAQLEKLLADQVAEMKAIQKDIDSIRNTQREVVPLMMRMIATMEKFVQLDIPFLMEERQDRIGKLKTMMNRADVSTSEKFRRVLEAYQVENDYGRTIEAYRGLQQVNGKDLTVDFLRIGRLALIYQTLDGKQAGQWMPQQKRWLPLDDSFAKSIRKGLRIARKEAAPDLMKLPIQTAEVK
- a CDS encoding TonB-dependent receptor, giving the protein MGFLICRGFASAIRRFLLWTSLIAALSSFLLPEVYGQESEAPAATEQSSEETTENSPATESTTDQEDSKEESEPEKKDAAKTESRPESEAAQNSEENTDGDAGKSVTVTPIVESEAEQRAAAEKAKSYDKRVEKLEVTGSHIKRIDVEGPSPVVVLDREHLERSGYNSVADVLRESTTNSFGSAREASGSNAAGVAHVSLRGLGASRTLVLLNGKRLPSDAVTGAVDLNLIPMAAVERIDILKDGASATYGSDALGGVVNIITRKDYNGTELSARQHVPDMKGGEKVELNLVTGSSSAESSLVTTVHYRQNKKIFARDRKWSAEGTSTLGSPGSYRQVNGDGSKEPWKADALCPADQIRSTPGGDFCTFKYADFATTLPDLEQLSALTDYTYEFNEQYRFFGRVNATRKRASWVYAPSPGIFKVPAAVADTLGPGSTPLPGVTPGSDVEIRYRLIELGNRQSVIETTAIGFLAGFKGEFFNTWDWELSSHTNRVHRTDFGVSGYAVEADLDDLIATGAFNPMAPAGSRGSLDSAFYKPWQESVSEISATELKLSGELFDIWGGALALGLGGTFSHEAYQDIFDPLSVQGKVFGNAGSSGGGERDTQSGYMEISAPLTQNLELQLAGRHDKYSDFGETTNPKAAMRWQASKSLMFRASVGTGFKAPAMQDLYASTSEGYPSFIDHVACEAEKTAGGSTPSCTPQQYLRISGGNPNLKEEKSQSVNFGMIYQPSQMFSFGFDWWQINLDNVVGLSLEDATKAELAGANLAQYGVVIKRDSSGYIEEVTAPLLNLSKQEISGLDVATEIRHKSKLGLIGFKIEHGLIFSYKQEGFPGTGFKDILGERGLPPWRNTATLSYAPNLNNEMSLVARTVAGTEKTVKEEGDLDNYTELDLQYNYTAPWDGTLTMGVKNIAGSTPPLDDSDPNNQLDGSLFDAIGRTVYVGYKQNL
- a CDS encoding S-adenosyl-l-methionine hydroxide adenosyltransferase family protein; this encodes MKPSFFSILLASCLMVNPLALAKSLLVLQTDFGLKDGAVSAMKGVIFQVDDNLKVSDLTHEIPAFNTWEASYRLMQVMPYWKKGTVFVSVVDPGVGSSRKSVVAKLKTGHLIVTPDNGTLTHLAQKFGIEEVRQIDEKKMRIKGSTLSHTFHGRDVYAYTGAMLASEKTPFDKVGPAVKDDLVKLDFTQATWSEGVLSGNIPVLDPQYGNVWTNISNDLADKMNLNVGELYRVQIFNQQRLVYNRVIPFARTFGDVTVGEDLIYLNSLLDLALAVNQGNFAKMRGIESGSDWTVKISRP
- a CDS encoding biotin transporter BioY produces the protein MISQALIPRLFPSELTHIKGRLLAVSSGVGLMFLLAQVAIPLPFTPVPVTGQTFGLLFVSLLWGRRLGFETLLLYIGLGALGLPLFAQFKSGLAGATSGYLLGMLAASYVIGSLADRGWGRTYVKAVLAGALGLAVVFACGLLILRYFIPEGTLLSAGLYPFVPGAILKLLLASGLSAHLNRSATKDGE
- a CDS encoding YajQ family cyclic di-GMP-binding protein, translating into MPSFDIVSEVNLQEVENAVNQATKEIQSRYDFKGSKAKLEWDKKEIQISAEDDYKIGAMKDILQTKMHRRGVDIQALQFTDPEQVGGMMLKMKVTLVQGIDKEMAKKITKSIKDSKLKVQPQIVDDKVRVTSKSIDALQECIQFIKQQALGIPVQFENMRS
- a CDS encoding CBS domain-containing protein, encoding MKKVAEDKHLSEAPAHTFMSKQVLSITAGTRIYFAVKMLQTHRISGAPVVDNSGHLIGIISDYDLLLQAATRDVSSPLEYRHDVLAIDLDTPLKEVIVHLYRTKYRRLPVVDKTRKVVGVVSRIDVLMKLLGLP